Genomic DNA from Ictidomys tridecemlineatus isolate mIctTri1 chromosome 6, mIctTri1.hap1, whole genome shotgun sequence:
GTTATCTTTCTATCAACTATTTCTCACTTTTCTATTAATCATCTATTGTGTACAAACATAGCAGCAGGAGGTCACCTGTCAGTATACACAGGTTGCCCATGGGTGGAGCTGTTCTACTTGCACCAGACAGGTGAAATGCATCTCGGTTGGCAGCTTGGTAAGGTTGCCTGTGGTATATGTCATGCCCCTGCCAATCTCTAGGGCCTGTGTGTGGGTTGGGGTCATCTAATGTGCCTAGATAATGCATCACAGTCTGTGCAGCCTGTACCTTTCAGTCTCCATGGGAAGCACAGTGGGTAGGGGCATAGCAGCAGCTCAGCAGAGCTGGTACATCAATGAAtctggaaaaaattgaaaatcaaattaaattgacATTCAAAATAGTAGAGGCTTTCCATACAAGACCTTTTATTTAGCAATACTATACATACTCCAATTCTTTCTGTGGGTCTGACAATTTGTATTCATGATCAGTACAATCCAGCTTTTACCTTAAATGCTTGAGAAGCACCATGCTCATGTTAGCATATAAAAAGTATATCAATATACTGGGTTATGTTGCATTTGTACTGAAAACAGTAAACATCCCACAACATGTTTGGATATCATTAAACTACATAGACATGCTCAGATTAAATAACAAATGTCCTTCCATTGAAGTCAAGGTCCTACCAGTACCTGTTAAAATTTAAGTTGTTACCCTGAATCCAtttgctgaggatttttttttttggtacgttAGTTTATTCCAGCTATTTTCTAAGTTCATGATTTGGAATATTCTAGATATAAAACTAAATCCATAccttatattattttgaattcaCAGAATAGGTATCCGTGGTGGTTTATGTTAGCAACAAAAGCAGTATATTTGAAGAAGTTAATGGAATAGAGCAGACCACAAAATTTGTGTTTTCTAATATCTAATCAATATAAacaaaaggatgaaaataaaaccataatagGATAAAGGAATTGATCCCTGTACAGTGTTTGCATGTAGTTGAAATATGACACTGAACCCCATTAATGTTTACAATGAatggatataaataaaaacatcaccAGAAACTATCAGAGAGAAAATCTCTTgctattaacttaaaaatatgtcatccaagaaaataaacaatacattGTGTCACAGAGAGGCACAAACAGATAGGCCTCCAACCTTCCTCTAGGAGCATCTTTTAACCCTAACCTCTAGAAAGTGTATATGTAAAGTGACAAAATctagagagtttttttttctaatttgaatgAAGTCGACTAAATGTAtactcttttctttcattttcctcttacAAAAGGATTGAGATTGCAGTGGGTATAACTGAACCCTAAATgataaaggagagaaatgaaattacaCTTTAATGGAAACACAGTCTCTGGGACTGAAGAAGAAGGTCAGTGCCTCACAATGCTGATGGCcacagggagttttttttttctttttttttttgggggggggcagttgttactggggattgaactcagaggcactcaaccaatgagccacatcccagctctattttatattttattagagacagggtcttattgaatTACTTAGCgtctggcttttgctgaggctggctttgaactcgaaatcctgtctcagcctcctgagccactggcattacaggtgtgtgccactgcaccaggttTATAAGGCATTTCTTAACACTCCTCTGACTCACGACACTCAACTAACCCCATAGATTGCAATTACACACTTTATGATCTGGCCTTCTTCATCACCCCAAATTCTTCACCACTTCTCCTTAACAAGTAGTGTTTTGCTTCTTAAACTTGAAGTCATTTTTGTAAAGAAGAGCTAAGTCTTTCTGTTCTTTCCTGGATCATTCACCTATCTCTAGTACAACTTACTatggatttcatttattttttgtaaatttatcCAAAAATGTAGAGTCTACATACCTTACCTCTTTTCTAGATTTGTAGATTCCTTGAACATTAGAACATATGATTTCTGGATTTTTATCTTCAATAGCCAGTTCAACCCTTGAAATTTAGTAGactctgaatatatatttatgaagtgaaaatacagttttcattgaagggtgttctttttttttctgaaaacttcaCAATCTTTCTGAGAGTGTCCTTGAAGTCTTGCTTTACTTGTTGATTTCTTAGTGTATAAATGAAGGGATTCAACATGGGGGTGACTGAAGTAATGAGCACAGCTATTCCTTTGTTGAAAGCACCTCCTTCTTTTATAAAGGGATTAATGTACATAAACTTGAAGATGCCATAAGACAGGGAGATGACAATCATGTGGGAAGAGCAAGTGGAAAAGGCCTTTGTCCTTTGCTATGCAGAGGGGATTCTCAGAATGGTCCTGATGATGTATGTGTAAGAAAATGTCACCAGAACCAAAGTATTTACTAGAGTCAGTATAGCCAGGAGCATGAGCATCCTTTCTAAGATGCTTGTGTCTGAGCAGGGCAGCTCTAGACGGGTCCGTTATTCTGCACATAAATTCTACTTGCTAAAAACTCACAATGTGTGTGAAGTTAttaactctctctctcactctctctctctctctctctctctctctatatatatatatatatatatatatatatatatatatatatatgcttaaatTAATGATCAGAAGAGAATCTAGAGGACACATGGTTGTGTTTTGTTGGTGTCTTAGAAAGGCAAAAAGAAGAATGCCCTTTGGTaacaatctgatttttttttcaatatttttgaagtaTAAAGGAAGATTAGACCCATATTATGGCCATAATATGAACAATTTATATGTCTGATCAAAATATACAGTGTAGTTGAATAATTTGATGTTTGATAAAGACAACAGTTCCATTTGTACTATAAAAGCACAAAAGTTTATTTCCATAATTATAAAGCACAAAacaacagaaagactgtttaactGTCAATAGAATTCTAATTATGTACATGactaatatttgtttttccttctctgtccCTCTTTTATAGATCCATCCATGTTTTTCATACTCTAATTTTATCTTTGACATCTTAGAATATCCTTTCCAAATAATGAACTTGTTTTGAAATCTCCATCAATATTCCTAAACTCTAACATTCTTGAATCAAGAGGTGCTAAAAATCTGAATAATTACAGAATCTACCCAACCAAAATTTAGTCATAATGCTTCTAAATTCAGAGCTTGTTCTCTGTGAGTTTATGTCTCACACAAGTGAGAAGTGGTCTCTGGATATTTCCATTCCACATTATAAGAAGGTCATGTGGCCAGAGATGCAATTTCTGCTTTACATTTCCGTTTTATGACATTGGGTCTTTGACTAATCTCTGGGGTATGCAATTATTGAGGAAACCATTCTGaataatggaaattttaaaaaaggcaaaataaattgtttgattttggtttttgttttataagagaaaaatgttCCAGGGAGAACATTAGCTTTATGAGTCTACCAAATTGGAAGAAGCTATGTTTGTCATTTTTATGAACAGTGCtcacagtttttcatatttaaatgtaAGTAAGGCTTTAAAAACACCAATAGGCTTTCAGTTCTTTGTGAGAAATACAATCCGTTTTACTGTGTCTTTGAAAGCTGCTTTTACTTGTTTGTTTCGAAGTGTATAGATGAAAGGGTTAAGCAAAGGGGCAACTGAAGTAGTGAGGATGGACACCACCTTGTTAATGGCCACTCCTTCCTTTGCTGAAGGCTTGACATAGATGAAGATGCAGCTGCCATAGGTAATGGAAACCACAATCATATGGGAGGAGCATGTGGAAAAGGCCTTTTTCCTTTGTTGGACAGAAGGAAATTTTAGAATGGTCTTGATGATGTATGTGTAGGAGAGAGTGACACACACCAAGGTAATACTTAGTGTCAGTATGGCAGAAGTCAAGactattttctctaaaaacacTGTGTCTGAGCAGGTTATCTGTAGAAGGGGAGATGCATCACAGCCAAAGTGATCAATCTCATTTGAGTCACAGAATTCCAACTGGAGACCTAAGCCAAGGGGTGGGAGGATAATCAGCAGGCCAGCAAACCAACAGCAGAGGACAAGTATAGCACAGACTCTGTTGCTCATGATGGTTGTGTAGTGTAGGGgcttacagatggccacatagcggtcataggacatggcagccaggagaaAAAATTCTGTTGCTCCAAAGAAGACAACAAAAAATACCTGGATGAAACAAGCATTGTATGTAACAGTGTTGTCACCAGTTGTCATGGTGTACAGGAATCTGGGAATACAAACAGTGGTGAATGAGACTTCCAGGAAAGAgaaattttggaggaaaaaatacatggGAGTTTTAAGATGAGAATCCAAAAGTGTGAGTGTGATAATGGTGAGGTTCCCAGCCACACTCAACATGTAAGtgagaaacaaaaatatgaaaattagaaCTTGTAGTTTTGGATCATCTGTCAATCCCAGCAGGATGAATGTTGTTATTGCTGTATGATTTCTCATCCCTGCCTTGTGCCACGTCACACGTAAGTGGACCTGAAGAGAGGTGTCAAAAGAAGCCAGCATTGGGGCCTGACTGGTGACATCCCGCCAGACATCTCAGTGCACTTAATATTCCTTTACCTGAAAATCAATTACCTCATTGAAAATACCCATACAATTGACATCTTACAAGAAGGTTTCTACAGGAAATTTTGAATATGGGTCTTATGCTTGTACTGCATCAGTAATAGtatcaaataaaaaccaaacaaaacataaatcatATGTACAGAATGCAGTTTATTAACAATATTGCCTGCAGGTGACATTCTATGTGTCTTATTCTGGAAAAACTATGACACATTTGGACTTCTCTTCTCCCATCTTCACCTTTCTTTGCCTTTCCCTGCCATACTGtaatgttgtatttttaaaatcaaggatGAACTGttaattagaattttatattGATCATTTTATGTTGTAGTGAATTTTTACAGCAGCACAtttgttttagagttatttttttctttttgctgaatTATCTCTTAATATGGTGAAAAATTTAGAACATAAAGGTGCACCTTAgctttttttcttatactttatgaatgaaaattatttctttttatcagttCATTTTAGTATACATAGTATTAGTGAAACAGTATATTGGGggtcattttaatataattacatAAGCATGGAAAGTAATTTGCTCTTATTCAGTCTTCactacttcccctttcctgtttatttatttataatttttatatttatgtcctCTGGATATACATGAAGGTGCAATTGGTTGGGGCATATTCATAGATGTACATAGGAAAGTGTGTGCATTCATTCTTCCCTTCTTCGCCCTtactcctccctcttccttgatccatttaCTTACTCCACTCATCTCCTGTAGTGAAAAGAATTTCTAGCCAGTTTGAGACTCTTAGGCATTGTGTTTCCTGAACCTTTGAAGTGGTATAAAGAACCCTTTTCTGGTACCTGAGCATGACCCTGATTGAGTTCTGCTGTGGTGTTGGTCAAGGACAGAGCCCAGGAGGAGAGATCTGTGGTGTTGCTTTCTTTGCAGCCTGGTCCACCCAGTCTTCTTAGTGCCACTCAGTCACCTGAGTCTGTCTGTGACCTCTTTTTTGAATGACTCCTGCTGTTTCATTCCAAGCATTCTCCCTGCTAATTTACCAACTGTCTTCCTAATCTTGTTTATGTTCTCTGGGTTTTTGGTAATGTAACTAGCTCAGGCAACATCTAGGAACAGATGGACTCTAACAAACTCATTTttgtaaacaaataataaagtacCCTACCTTTCTCAATGGTCTTTATCTCTGTTCATTTCACCTCTTCCCAGAAGTTTCAAGCCTCCTTGTATTCAAACTGATATATTTTGAAGAACCACGTTAGATATGGGCTCAGGAAATTCTGCTTCAATTTGTATCCAAACTTAACCCTCATTGCAGTTCCATATTTTAAGGAGCTGTTTTCAGATATGCAACTTGTAAAAGAAAATCCTATAAACTCATTACCAGCCGTGTATACAtattataacttaaaaattatataatgttataaaataaGACATTATAAAATATGTCTTAGGAAGGGGATTGTTAAATGTTCAATTTTAGATACAGctcacagttttttaaaaaaatcctacaaatttttgtataaaagaggaagaaacttAGTTTTTAATTGTTTAGATAACTGCCCCACTTGCACCCAGTATTTGTGGTCCATTTGAGAATCAAAGACAACgttcttttctcttatttattacTGTCCAAGAAAACAATCAGTATTTGTTCATGCAAATAAACATTCAATAGTTACTTATTATGTATAGGACATTATGTCAGATACTCATCTATCGGTTCACCTATGAAAAAGTTGCTCCCTAAAGAAGATTTGAGGTCACTAGTACAAGATACTATTTCATATTAACACGTTTTCATTGACATGGTAACACAAGGTAACAGCAGAAATGTAATTTTAGATTTGAAACAGTATCTATTTCATGCTTCTTCCTTGACAATTATTCTTAAACTAGTATCTATTCATATTTTCCTATATCAATTCAGATTAAACAGGTTCTGTACAAAATTTGGCAGTCCAAGGTGTCACCAAAAGTAAGACACATGGCTCAGCATACACAGATATGATTTTAGAACAAGGAAAACTGCATGGGAGAAATAATTCACCTGAGAGTTGGTTTTGTACATCAGGGAACCTGGCATATACAAGGTGATAGACTAGGTTTATTTGTTCACACTGAATtacccctgttcccttccctgttCTCTCCCATGTATTTTAGTCACTTTGgtgatttggtttttatttttttttcatgaactgtccagtgcattttaaaatatattgcagATACTTGTATATTATGTTTGAAACAAACctcatttagttttcatttgggaCCAAGCCTTCTCATAGATTGGACAGTTTAGGGTCAAGAAGAGTTTGAATTCTGCATCTGCCAAATCCATGGTAAAAGGACTTAAATACctgaaataaaaaggggatgttTCTTCTAAGATCATATCTAGTAAGGATATTATTTGATATCTATGACACTAGTAGATATTCCTGAGTAGAGGTGTCTTTTCCGTAGTATTCTGTTTCTAGAGAGTTACAACAGACTCCTCAACTGATACTCATGGCCAGGAAAAGGAGAAACTAGCtatcaaaagaaaattctattttttttcagaataacaCGTTAATAGAATTGATTGTCAACCCCCTTTAATGAAGtgaatttaagattttaaaactgaTTGTTCACCCTCTGCCTGATTTatagaatatggaaaatatgtgACAAAAATTATATACTAGTTATATACTTACTTTTTGGACCCGTCTTCATTAGAGGGCTTTGACAGAACCACAGTGTAGGAGCATTAGCTGTTGAGGAGTTTGTCTGTATCCTGTGCCCACTCATTTTCACCTGTCTCAGTCCCCACCCTCAGCCTCCACAGAAGGACATGTATGAGtggacacacacatgcacacacacattcacactcagGCAGGTGTGGCAATTGACAGTTCATGTCTAGATTTTCATTACTCCTGCTATATGaaaccagtctccatcttctcttTAATTTACACATCTAAAATGGCATCTTATACTGATTACCCATTGATTCTGTTTGTTCAAGGAAAAAATTAGTGGTatagagcaaaaaagaaaattctagtcTATTAGAGAGCTCATGTGGTCTAAGCCAGGGAGGCAGGCTTCCCTGAAATTTCTGTTATAGCAGACTTTGCTTTATATTGCTACCAGTGCACAGGGAACAACAGAGCAAACAACTCAGTCCTTGGTGACTCAGTTTGAGAAGTTTTTCACAAATTGGTGGCATTCTAATCAACAGTGTAAAAATTTATGTAGCAATAGGGACAGTGTCCTCAGAGACCTGGAGAGTTTAATATGTTGGAATTCAGTTTTGTTTACTTTGTTGAATCTCCTTATTTCCCCAGGATTAGATCCTGCCTGCtacttcatatatattatatgttatgtATTTGTGACCTAAAtctcatgtaaaataaaaatactattcttaaagaaaatttaagaagtcCTGTTTTTCAGGTAAAAAAACTGATGATCAGAGGACTGCGAGTCAGTGTGATTCCAGGGGTGGTGCAGGTTTTGAACAGAAGTTTATCTTacactccaaaatctgcttctgTGGAATACAACATGAGCTCCTTCCCCCAATAATTAGGAGGTTCATTGGCATTTCAGATGTGATTTTTCTCCTAGTCTGCCTGGCCCACATTGTCAATCCACCTTCCTACTTGTATCTTTTCAGATAAGCGGTGGACCCTCCTGTGATATTTAAAGCAACAGAGAGTTTTGCATCTAAGCACTGAATGAAAAGTCCTTGGTCCCAggatatattctctctctctattttttactttgactTCTCACTACTTTATGAAAGTGACTAAGGCTTTGACTGTTACTGCCATCATTTCTGGACTCTAGCTCCTGCTGTTCCTGTTGATTCTTTTGTCATATGATGGGGGTGTTCACTGCAGCAGGTATCTTGCCTGTCCCTCTCAGCACTGTTCCACTGAGTTTTCTCACATTCAGTAGAGGCACTGTGAGACAGTGTCTGTCATCCCTGACAAAGGGGATAGGTTGTAGATAAAGGACATGTGTTTTTATTGAGTaaagtttttttaatatgttctttttaggtatttctgacattagaaagtattttgacatatcgtacatacgtggagtataacttcctgttcttgtggttgtacgtgatgtggagttacactgattgtatattcatatatgaacagaggaaagttatgcccaatttattctactgtcttttgagcaaagttttgagaaataACTGATGAGCTGTAGCTAACACTGGtcatttctcttcttgttctGCTTCTTTTTATCCATAGTTACTGAATGCTGGTTTTATTGAGGATGACAAAGTGCCCAGATAAAATACTACCCAGCCTCCCTGAGAGCTGATGTAGCTTCATGGCTAAGATTATGGCTGATGATAGACTTTCCACATTTTAATTGCTATTACTGCTATAGAACCATCAATTTGCCTGTGAATTctgttttaattgtatttttagttaAGTTTCTCTTGTGAATGATTTCTATCTTAATTCTCTTTGACCTAGATATTATGTTTTGTATAATTTGAATCCTTTGAAATTCATCTAGACCTGCCCTGAATACTTTccattttagtaaatattttctgtgaacTTTAGAACATTTCTGCTCTTCTTTAGGTGGAGTGTTCTGTGAATAAAGTCAGTAAGACCATAGTTATAGAAGGTTTTGCTTAAGTCTCCTATATACTTACTGAAATTCTGTAATAGTTTTAATTATTGACACAGTGTTTCAATGTTTCTAACCATAATAGtgtatttgtctttttctcctgGTAGTTTAATCAGTTTATGCTTCCTATATTTTGAAGCATTATTCTATGTACAAATACTTAGAGAAGTTATGGTTTCTTAAAGAATAGAGCTTTTTATCACCCTCAAATTTGTTATCTCTACTAAAATTCTTTGGTCCAATTTACAAGTTCATTGTGAATATGGTcactccaaaattttaaaaatgtggataattcaatgtattattatttgttatagGCTATCATGTAACTTTTTGGACAGTGCTATTTCATGTATTTCCTTCTGAAAAACTATTGTTCAATTTCTgtcttatattaaaatttactttcttttaggCGGCAGAGTTGCCATTACTGCCGCCCATGTTTTCTCCCTCTCgcctcatagtttttttttttgtctttccatGGTGACAACGCTTAAAATTCACtctcttaacaaatttaaaatgtatgccATGGCATTGCTAAGTATAGTCATATTGTTGTGCGTTAGATCTCCAGAACCTATTTGTCTTGCTTAGCAAACTTTGTACCCATTGACCAACATCTCCCTGCTTCTCCCACCCACAGCCACCattcttttctctgcttctcttctgcTTTTTATCTATTAGACATTTCTCATACAAGAGattaaataatgacattttttagTGTCTGAGTTATTTAATTTAGAGTAGTGTTCTCTAGGTTCATACATATTGTAAAAAATCAGGATGTTCATCTTTTTTAGGGGGATTCTTTTTTTCACTCGTTCCACATTTTTTTCACTGGTGCATTACAGTTGGACGTACTGTTATGTCCCATCATGGTGTTACATATATGGTGTTGTTACAGATTCCTGCCTGCACACAATAGAACAATGTAATGTGGCAAATATCACTCCCCAgaacttcccttttccttccaaaaattttcctcctccctttcttataatgatctccttttaatttttgtgaaatcctttctgcttcttttccttttacctctTTAGCTTCCAAATATGAAGGCAAACATATAATCTTtgatcttctgagtttggcttattttacttaacataatgacctcAAATACTATTCATTTTCC
This window encodes:
- the LOC144378328 gene encoding olfactory receptor 6C2-like; amino-acid sequence: MRNHTAITTFILLGLTDDPKLQVLIFIFLFLTYMLSVAGNLTIITLTLLDSHLKTPMYFFLQNFSFLEVSFTTVCIPRFLYTMTTGDNTVTYNACFIQVFFVVFFGATEFFLLAAMSYDRYVAICKPLHYTTIMSNRVCAILVLCCWFAGLLIILPPLGLGLQLEFCDSNEIDHFGCDASPLLQITCSDTVFLEKIVLTSAILTLSITLVCVTLSYTYIIKTILKFPSVQQRKKAFSTCSSHMIVVSITYGSCIFIYVKPSAKEGVAINKVVSILTTSVAPLLNPFIYTLRNKQVKAAFKDTVKRIVFLTKN